The proteins below come from a single Nitrosospira sp. Is2 genomic window:
- a CDS encoding rubrerythrin family protein has protein sequence MELKGSKTEGNLKAAFAGESQANRRYLYFAAKADVEGQNDVAAVFRSTAEGETGHAHGHLEYLEGCGDPATGLPFGSSRANLQTAIAGETHEYSDMYPGMAKSAREEGFDEIADWFETLAKAERSHANRFQKALDSLTE, from the coding sequence ATGGAACTCAAAGGATCGAAAACTGAAGGAAACCTGAAAGCGGCTTTTGCCGGTGAGTCTCAGGCCAATCGCCGTTATCTCTACTTCGCAGCCAAAGCGGATGTGGAGGGACAGAACGACGTGGCAGCGGTATTCCGTTCAACGGCAGAGGGCGAAACCGGCCATGCCCATGGTCATCTGGAATATCTCGAAGGCTGCGGCGATCCGGCTACCGGTCTGCCCTTCGGCTCATCCCGTGCGAATCTGCAAACAGCCATAGCGGGAGAGACGCACGAATATAGCGACATGTACCCCGGCATGGCCAAATCTGCGCGCGAAGAAGGTTTTGATGAAATAGCCGATTGGTTCGAGACGCTAGCCAAGGCGGAACGCTCTCATGCCAACCGTTTTCAGAAAGCTTTGGACAGCCTGACAGAGTGA